GCCTGGCTTGTAAGCTTAGGGCAGCGGGATTTAAGAGGAAGCTTCGGCAGCGCGGGAAAACTTGATTCGGCAGCTCCGCCAAGGCGTTGTATCTTTGCGGCCTTGCTTATGAACACCAGAAAAGTTGCCTTTTATACGCTGGGCTGCAAGCTCAACTTCTCCGAAACCTCGGCCATTGGCCGGCAGTTTGAAGAACACGGCTTCGCCAAAGTAGCCTTCGAGGACGCAGCCGACATCTACGTCATCAATACCTGCTCCGTCACGGACCACGCCGACCGCAAGTGCCGCAAGGTGGTGAAGGAAGCGTTGAAGCATAACCCCGAGGCCTTTGTGGCTATTGTGGGGTGCTACGCCCAGCTTAAGCCCCAGGAAATTGCGGAAATTCCCGGCGTGCACGCCGTGCTGGGCGCTGCCGAGAAATTTCAACTGGTAGAAACGCTGGCGGGCTTTCAGAAGCCAGCCGCCGGGCAGCCGGGCCGGGTGTTTGCCTCCCCCATTTCCGAGGCCACCGAATTCCATGCCGCGCACTCCTACGGCGACCGAACCCGCACCTTCCTGAAGGTGCAGGATGGTTGCGACTACTCCTGCTCCTTCTGCACTATTCCGCTGGCGCGCGGCAAAAGCCGCTCCGGCTCCGTGCAGAGCGTGGTAGAGCGGGTGCAGAAGCTGGCCGAAACCGGCGTAAAGGAAATTGTGCTGACGGGCGTTAACCTCGGCGACTTCGGCCTGCAGGGCCCCGACCGGGAACGGCAGGAAAACTTCTACGACCTGGTGCAGGCCCTGGATGAAGTGGAAGGTATTGAGCGGTTCCGCATCAGCAGCTGCGAGCCGAATTTGCTCACGGATGAAATTATCCGCTTTGTAGCCCGATCCAAGCGGTTTATGCCGCACTTCCACATACCGCTGCAGTCGGGCTCCGATAAGATTCTGGGGCTGATGCGCCGCCGCTACCGCCGCGCGCTTTACGTAGACCGGGTGCAGCTGATTAAGGAAGTGATGCCGCACGCCTGCATCGGGGTGGATGTAATAGTAGGCTTCCCCGGCGAAACCGAAGCGGACTTTCTGGAAACCTACCAGTTTCTGAATGAGCTGGACATCAGCTACCTGCACGTATTTCCATACTCCGAGCGGGCAAACACGCTGGCTCCCACGCTGCCCGGCCGCGTGCAGGACCGCCACCGCCACGAACGCACCACCCAGCTGCGCAGCCTCTCGGAGAAGAAAAAACGCTTTTTCTACGAGCAGCATATAGGGCAGGAAACCAAAGTCCTGTTTGAGGACGATGTAACCAACGGGCAGATGGAAGGCTTCACGCCCAACTACATCCGCGTCACGGCCAAGTACGACCCGCTGCTGGTGGGGGAAATGAAGCGTCTGCGCCTGACCAGCGTGAACCCGCAGAACCTGATGGAAGCCGAAGAAGTAGGCTTTGAGGTGCTGCAACATTAGCTGCGGAGTATAAAGAAATGTCTGTTCTCGGATTTTAAAAGTCGGCACCGAAAGGTGAACTTCAGGAGTTATTCAAAAGGGTATATCTGCACTAGGTAATAGTAACACACAATTCTTGCCCTTTGAAAAGCTAAAAACGAAAACAGGGGCCTGGCTTATTGCCAGGTCCCTGTTTTCGTTTATTGAAGCCTTAACCAACTTTACTTAACCAGTTGCCGCTGCATCAGATCCATCATTTGCTGCATGAGCCGTTGCTGCTCCTGCAGGTGCTGATTGCGCAGCTCGGCCATAGCCAGTTGATGTGCCATTTGCTGGGTATATAAAGCCGACTGCCAGCCGGTGTCTACCGTGGCAACGACTGGGACTATAGTAGCGGGTGCTGCATTTGCGGCATAAACCGAACTCCCGGCAGATGGTTGGCTCATTATAGAAGCCGGGTCTGGAGCTTCCGCTGGCTGCTCCATTGTCTTTGCAGAATCAGAAGGAAGAGACGATGGGCTAGTAGCTGCTTCAGCATGGCTGGTAGCAGGCGGCACTGCTTCCGCTGGTGCAGAATGCTTAGGGGCTGCATTCACAGGCAAAGAGCTTCTAACTTCCTGCACAGCACCTGTAAACATAGGCCCGGCCCCCTGCATTAACCAGTCTTTTGATACATTTGGATATATTTCAAAAACCTTACACAAAAGATCAAAACCCGGTTTATTACGCTCTTCAACCAAATGTTGAATAACGGTAGCCGTCTTTTCCAGGGATATAGCAAAGGCATTTTTGGTCATTCCCAACTCTTGAATGAGCTGACTAAAACGCTGACCTATAGTTTCTTCTTTTGTCATATTTCCAAATGAGTAACTAAAATTCTCACTGCAAATATACTCAAATGGTCATAAAAAACAACGGTGCTTTTGCTTGCTGAACAGTCGGCAGTAGAGCCCCGGCCCCAACCTTCCTGGCAACTTTGCGACAGTACGTTTAAAATATGTGCTATAGCAAAGCTTCTATTTCATCGACGAAAAGCCTCTGCAACTATTCACCACAGGTGCTCATGGAAGGCATGCCTCAAATCAACCTCACAGCTACCGGGAGCCTTTCCTGATAAAGAAGGATCAGCGTTGTATTCCCCTCTTCCCTCATTAAGAAATTATTGGTAACGCTTAAGTTAAGTATGGAAAGCCAGACGTTAATCCAGCGCAAATACTACAACGTCGTTTCCGTCATGTCGAGCATGTGGCGCATCAAGCCAGGGACCGAGACATCTCGCGTGCTGATGTTGTTGGGAAACGAACAATTAAAAAAGACCGCCATGCTGAGCTTGCCGAAGCATCTCAACCTCTGGCTAACCCCCAACATGGCAACGAAGCGGTAGAGATTCCTCGACTTCGCTCCGCATGACGGGCTATAGGAAAGACGCTCTTTGCCCAACAACCCTGCATGACAATTCCTAAACACGACCTTGTTCGACCTGCTTACACAAAAGTGTTTGACCGGCACCACCCTCCCTCTGCTCTCCTTAATGCCGGAAATATCCTGTCACCTGGCTTATATCAAGCCAGGAAAGTACGTTACTACGCACCCCGAAAAATCAGAAGCAATTAGAATTGGAGCGGCGGTAAACCATCACAGCGCAACTCCGCTTACAGGAGTTTACTCGTAGCGCAGGGACTCAATGGGGTCCAGTTGGGCGGCGCGGCTGGCGGGATAATAGCCCGAGGCCAGCCCTACGCTAATACAGATCATCAACCCCAGAGACATCCACAGCCACGGTACCAGAAAAGCGCCTTCGCCAATAAACAGGGAAATGGAGTTGCCCATGGCCACCCCTAAAATGATGCCCAGCGTGCCGCCCAACACACAGATAACAATGGCCTCGATGAGGAACTGCTGGCGAATCTGCAGGGCCGTTGCGCCCAGTGCTTTGCGGATTCCGATTTCCCGGGTACGCTCCGTTACCGATACCATCATGATATTCATGAGGGCGATACTGGCTCCCAGCAGGGTAATAAAGCCAATCAGAAAGCCGCCAATGCGCAGGTTGCCCGAGAGGGAATCCAGCTTGCTGGCCAGCGAATCGCTCCGCTCTACTTCAAAGGAATTCTCCTGGCCCAGCTGGTCGTGGCGCACGGCGCGCATAATGCCGGTGGCCTGGCCCATCACAAAGCCCAGGTTTTCGGGTTGCACCACCGCCGTTTTAATATCATAGGTGAGGGCGCGCTGGCGGGGCATCTGGTTACCGGTTTCCAGCGGAATCAGCAGGGTGCGGTCGGCGCCGCCCCCGCCCATAGTAGAGCCGCTCTTTTCCAGCACGCCTACTACCTGAAAGCGCCGTCCCAGGAAATAGATATATTGATTAACCGGGCTCTGCTGCGGAAAAAGCTTGTCCTTAATTTCGGAGCCCACAATGGCTACGTTGGTACCATTATCCAGCTCGGCCTGCGAAAACGCCCGCCCGGTGCCTAAAGCGTAATTCTGAATCATCAGGTAATTCTCATCGCCTGCCACCACATTCATGTTGGGGTTGGTTTTCTCCCCATTGGCCTTCACCTCGGTAGCCCCGGCAATAAAGGCCGAAATGCCCACCTGGGCCTCATCCCCTACCTCTTCCTTGTACTTCTTGGCCTGCAGATACGATATGGCGGGGTAGGTTTTGGTCTGCATGCCGCCCCGCCGCATACGGTTAGTATAGCCTTTGGCGGTCATCTCAAAAGAGTTGGCCCCCAAGCTGGCAAAGGTCTGGTTCAGGGAATACTTAATAGAATCGATGGCCGTTAGAATACCGACCAGCGACATTATACCAATGCTGACAATGAGGGCAGTGAGAACCGTGCGCAGCAGATTGCTGTGAATGGAACGGAATGCCTCTTTGATGTTTTCTAGCAGGTGCATGGCAGAAACCCTCAAAAGCCGAAGCTTGCCCGTTATTTGGGTTAGCTATGTTGGCGGGTCCTGCAAGGTAACCGCTTTCGGGTAAAAGCCCAGCGGTTTTGGTACATTTGTTTAGGCGGCAGTTTTTCCGGTTTTAGCGATGGTATTGAAGCGTTTTTTTCTCGTGGTAGCGCTCCTGCTGGCAGGGTTGGCGGGGCCGGTTTCGGCCTGGGCCAATCATATCCTCATCCCCATGGATGATGCCCAGAAAGAGCATCTGAAAGCCTATGGCATTGCCTACTGGCTGCTCACTAAACAGGTAGAAGTAGACTGGCTGCTGAATTACCGGGGCGGGGCCTTTGCCTGCAAGAATGCCCAGGGTCTGGAAAATGAGCTTTCTGTAAGGGGGGTGAGCTTTCAGGTGATCAGCGCTGCCCAGTACACCGGCATCCTCTCCGAAATAGCCGACCCCAACGCCAACATGGATATTATGAAGCTGGAGAAGGTGCCCAAAATTGCGGTGTACACGCCCAAAGGCAAGCAGCCCTGGGACGATGCCGTAACCATGGTACTGACCTACGCCGAAATTCCCTACGACCAGATTTACGACGATGAGGTGCTGGACGGCGCCCTGCCTAAGTACGACTGGCTGCACCTGCACCACGAGGATTTTACCGGCGAGTACGGCAAGTTTTACGCCACCTACCGCAACCGCCCCTGGTACCAGCAGCAGCAGCACGATGCGGAAGCCGCTGCCCGCCGCCATAATTTCACCAAAGTAAGCCAGATGAAAGGGGCCGTGGCGGCCCGCATGCAGGAGTTTATTGCCGGCGGCGGCTTCCTGTTTGCCATGTGCTCTGCCACCGATACGTATGATATTGCCCTGGCCGGTTTGGGCGTGGATATGGTGGAAAGCATGTATGATGGTGACCCCGCCGACCCCAATGCCCAGCAAAAGCTCAACTTTAACCGCACGCTGGCTTTCAAGGACTTCCAGCTGGTACGCGACCCTTACCAGTACGAATACAGCAACATCGACATGCAGCCCCAGGAGCGCGGCGTGTACGAGGACAACGACTACTTCCAGCTGTTTACCTTCTCGGCCAAGTACGACCCCGTGCCCACCATGCTCACCCAGAACCACGAGAAGACCATTAAGGGCTTCATGGGCCAGACCACCGCGTTTCGCAAGCAGCTCATTAAGCCCGATGTAGTGACCATGGGCGACAATAAAACCTCCGGAGAAGTGCGCTACATGCATGGCACGCTGGGCAAAGGCACCTGGACGTTTTATGGCGGCCACGACCCGGAAGACTACCAGCACCTGGTGGAAGAAGAGCCCACCGATTTGTCGCTGCACCCAAATTCGCCCGGCTACCGCCTCATTCTCAACAACGTGCTGTTTCCCGCTGCCAAGAAGAAAAAGCAGAAAACCTAAGCCGTTGGCCCTCTCCCCGACTTATTAATTGGTAGTTCGCTGCATCCGTCACCGGGTGCGGTACGTTAGTTAAGGCTTCACCTTTTGCAGCTTTCATGGATTCTGATCAAAAGAACTACGGTTTTTCGCGCACTGAAGGAGAGCTGCGCACCGCCAATCCATTGCCTCGCGCTGTGTTGCGCACCAATAATTACCTGCTCCTGGACGGGGAGTGGCGCTTTGAGCATGATATCCATGATACCGGCCTGCGGGATAACTGGTATGTAGGGCACCATTATACCGATACCGCCCCCTGGCCCGGCTCCGTGGAAGACCACCTGGCCAGCGTGAAGGGCGAGCAGGCCCCGGCCGGCTGGCAGGACCAGGTAGTGGTGTGGTACGAGCGGGAGTTTCCGCTGCCGGAGCGGGGCGATGATGGTTCTAATGCCATGTTCCAGCTCACCTTTGGCGCCTGTGGCTACGAAACCCGCGTGTGGCTGAATGGCCACCAGCTGCGCACCATTGAAGGCGAAGACGTGCATTATGGCGAGTATACCTCCTTCTCTTTTGAGCTTAAGGAAGAAAACCTGCGCCCCGTTAACCGCATTACCGTGCGTATTGCGGATACCATGGACGCGGAAACTACCCGCGGCAAGCAGGAGTCGCACGTGTATAAGCGCGGCGGCATCTGGTACCAGACCTATACCGGAGCCGTACGCAGCGTTTGGCTGGAGATGGTGGAGCGCAACCGCCTCCGCTCCCGGGTGGGTATCGACAGCGTGATTGAAGACCAACTGGTACGCTTCACTATTACCACCCGCATACACGACCCCGGCTTATACACCCTGCGTCTGCAGGTTTTTGACCGGAGTAATCCTTCGCCGCAGCCCCTGGCTACTTCTGATTTCCCCCTGCGCCTGGAATCAGGGCAGCGGCAGCAGCGGGTAGTGATGGAGCTGCCCGGCGCCAAGCCCTGGGGGCCCGGCACTCCAAACCTGTACTATCTGGTGGCGCTTCTGATTGATAGTGAAGGCTATACTGCCCAGATTGAAACGCATTTTGGCCTGCGAAAGATAGAGTCCCGGGGCAAGTCCGTGTACGTGAATAATCAGCCCCTTTATCTGGATGGCATTCTGTATCAGCCCGGTACGGCCACCTATGAGGAAATGCGCAAGCACATGTATGCCATGCGTGACCTGGGCTGTAACCTGGTGCGGGTGCACATTGCGGGCGTAGACCCCCGAATCTATAATCTGGCCGATGAGCTGGGCCTGTTGCTGTGGGTAGAAGTTCCCAGCCCGCATACTTCCACACCGCGCAGCCGGGAAAATCATCGGGCCGAGCTGCTGCGCATGCTGGCCCTCATTGAGTCTCACCCCTCGGTGGTTATCTGGAGCCTCTATAATGAGGATTGGGGCGCCCAGGATATTGCCACCAACCCCGAAACGCGTCGCTACATCACCGACATGTATCATTACATGCAGATTGAGCATCCGCAGTTTCTGGTGGTGGATAATGATGGATGGCAGCACGTTTCGGCGGGGGGCCGCCTGATGTCGGACTTACTGACAGCGCACTTGTATACCCCGGAGCTGGCGCAATGGCAAAATGTACTGGAACGCCTGGTGCAGGGAGATTTAGGAGTAGCTGCCTTCCCTTTAGTAGTAGGCGACCCATTCTTCTATCGTCGCCAGAAACCATTGATTGTCAGCGAGTGGGGTGGTTTTGGCTTCCCTGATTACGGTGGCCCCCAGGATATAGCCGCCCGGGCCGAGCAGATTCGGCAGTACAAGCGAGAGCTGCGCAAGCACCCTATTGCCGGCGACGTGTACACGCAGGCCACCAACATTGAGGATGAGCGCAACGGTCTGATTGACCCACATACCGGGGAGTTGGAGGTACCGGCCGGCCTGCTGGCTTCTCAGTGAGATGGTGAGATAGTGAAATGGTGAGGTGGTGAGTTTGATGTTCTATTTGCGCCGTTGGTGCCGCCAGAACATCAAACTCACCATTTCACTATCTCACCGCTAATGCATCCGGTCGTTGCGCACTGGCAGGTTGGTTATGATTTCGCCTTCAATTTTAAGCAGCTCCTGCAGGCGGGCATCTACCTCCCGGGCGTCGCAATATTCCTTGGCCAGGTCTACGTAGCTAACAAAGTGGCCGGCTTCTGACACCATCAGTTCATAGTAAAACTTGCTCAGGCCGGGGTCGGGAATATGCTTCCACAAAAGCTTGAACCGCTCACAGCTACGCGCCTCTATCAGAGCACTTACCAATAGCTGATCCATTAGCTGCCGCTCCCGGGCGCCGCCCTTTCGTACGTGCGTCATGAGCTGCACCACGTACTCGTCGCGGCGGGGGCGGCCCAGTTCGTGTCCACGCTTGCGCAGCTCCAGCAGCACCCGCTCAAAGTGCGCCCATTCCTCGGCTACTAACGCCGTTAGCTCGTCTACCAGTCGGGATTTTTCGGGGTACTTCAGGATGAGGCTGATGCCGGTGCTGGCCGCCTTTTGCTCGCAGTAGGCATGGTCTACGAGAATATCCTCAATGTTCTTGCTGGCAATATCTACCCAGCGCGGGTCGGTATTGAGCTTGAGCTTGAGGATGGTTTTCTCGCGCTGCCGGGCTACTTCGGCGCTGGAGTCAGGCAGGATATTGTCAGTCATGAGAAGCTAAAGCAGTGCTTGAAGCGGGCCTGGTAAAAGCAGCCTACCAAAGCAGATTAATCAAAGAAATTCCACTTGATTCCGAACTGGAAGCTGCGTGGATTACCTGTGTAGTAAGGGGTGGCAAAATACCCGTTATGCAGCAACCCCTGGTTAAGGTAGGCCATCTTCAGAAACACAGTTACCGTTTTAATGTCACCAGTCAGGAATACGTCCACCAGGGGGTAGCTGCGCACGGTGAAATGATCCTGCACAAAAAATTGCTGCGTGCTGGGGCTATAGTCATAAGCCCGCCACCGGGACTGGAAGTACGTCTCCACCCCTACCTGCCCAAACAGCGCTTTCTTGAACAGGAAACCCCGGTAAGCAATGCGGCTGGTGAGCACCGTTGTGGGAATGCGCAGGCCTTCGCCGTCACCGTTGCCAGTCAGCGTCAGGTCATGGTCAGTGTAGAATCCGCCCAGCACTAAGCGGTGCCGCAGCCGGCCGATATATAATTGGCGTTGCTTGTTTAACTGCTCCGGCTTGCCATCCTGGTTATAAAAAATCAAGTTGCTGATATTCACCACCGAACCTTCTGCCAGAAACCGTTGCGCACCCAGCTGCTTTTCGAGCCGTACCAGCAACTGGTTGGTCTGGGTATTTTTGAATTTAGCCGTATCAATGTGGGACCAGGCAAAATGGTTGCCGCTGAACTGCTGCTCCGTAAGCGTAGGCGAATAGGAGGAGCTGAACAGCTCCGCGGTCAGAAATCCTAACCGGGCCGAAGCGCGCACCCAGTATTCGTCGCCTATCTTATACTCGCCAGCCGTTTGAATGGCAAATTGCTGGTAACGGAAGGCTGCGTTGCCCCCCACAAAAAAATTGTTGAACGTGCGTATAGGCAGCGTATCATTACTTTCTCCGCCAATCAAAGAGCGGGTTTCCAGGCGGGCATTGCGGTGGCGGCCGTACACGCGGTAGTCCACGGCATCGGTGTGGCCCAGCACGCCCACGGTGTTTTCTATCTGCCGGAATAAAGCCCGGTCCTCGGTTTTGGTCGAGTCGAACTGCGTTTGCCGTTTGGTGCTAAAACGAGGGTAGTACAGGATATTGCCGCTGGCATCGTAGGGAATAGCCTCGTCGTTGTAGCGGTTTTGCTGCCGGTTGAAGTCGAAGACGTGAAAGGCGGTGAGGCCTTTACCCAGCAATCGGTAGGTATGCGCAAGGTGGGCATCGTCGCGGTTGTCCCGGTTCAGGGCCTGACTCAGCCATACCCGTTCCCGCTGATAATCAAACAACTGATTCAACGACGTATCACGCTGGGCAAGCGGAATCAAGGCATCATTCAGCGGCCGGATGCCGCCCTGCTCCACGGCCTCGTGCCGGGTAATGATGTAATTGGCCAGCAAATGATACCGCTCATCCTCCGTCTGATAGCGGCCAAAGATTGTAATACCGGAATGGCGAATCAGCCCTTCGCGGGGCGAGGCAGCCAGTACTTTGTTAGAAGCCAGCCGCTCGTAGGAAACACCCAGGTTGGCATTCTTCTTTAGGCTGCGGGCATAAGAGAGCTGAAAAATCTGCTCGCCCAGGCCGCCCTGCAAATAGCGGAAGAAGGTGTAGGGCGAGCGGGTATCGTAATACACCACATCGGAGGCGGTGCGGGCATATTTATCAAATACGGTGCGGCCCAGGCGGGCGCCCAGCTTGGTGGGTTGCTCCCAGAGCAGCTTGCGCGAGGCCGTGCCCAGGTTGCCCAGGTCCTGCTGATAGGTGGTATCATTCAGCCAGTACCGCCGAATGTTGTGGAACGTGAGCAGCGTGGTGTCCAGCGTTTGCCCGGTGGTGATGTCGCGCAGCACATTCCGCTCCCGAATAACTTTGGTGGTGAGAGGACCATACAACACTTTGGTGGTATCGTCCAGCACTTGGGCGTGCAGCGGAGCTACCACGCTCAGCCACAGCAGAAAGGCCAGCAGCAGCCCCCCACAACGGGTGGACCGCCACGGCAACCGGCCTGCGCGCCGCATAAACGAAAAAGAAGACAGATCAGACAACAGCTTGGGGCTGAAAAGAAGACACGAGGAAAGCGCGAAGCCGGCTGGCGCCATCGGCCAGAAACCGGACTTCAATGGGAATATAAAACACCGGCACGCCCGCCAGCACCTGCCGCAAAGCGGGCTGCGCCAGGCGCATGGCATCCTTTTGCGTGGTAAAGAT
The Hymenobacter sp. DG25B genome window above contains:
- the mtaB gene encoding tRNA (N(6)-L-threonylcarbamoyladenosine(37)-C(2))-methylthiotransferase MtaB, which produces MNTRKVAFYTLGCKLNFSETSAIGRQFEEHGFAKVAFEDAADIYVINTCSVTDHADRKCRKVVKEALKHNPEAFVAIVGCYAQLKPQEIAEIPGVHAVLGAAEKFQLVETLAGFQKPAAGQPGRVFASPISEATEFHAAHSYGDRTRTFLKVQDGCDYSCSFCTIPLARGKSRSGSVQSVVERVQKLAETGVKEIVLTGVNLGDFGLQGPDRERQENFYDLVQALDEVEGIERFRISSCEPNLLTDEIIRFVARSKRFMPHFHIPLQSGSDKILGLMRRRYRRALYVDRVQLIKEVMPHACIGVDVIVGFPGETEADFLETYQFLNELDISYLHVFPYSERANTLAPTLPGRVQDRHRHERTTQLRSLSEKKKRFFYEQHIGQETKVLFEDDVTNGQMEGFTPNYIRVTAKYDPLLVGEMKRLRLTSVNPQNLMEAEEVGFEVLQH
- a CDS encoding helix-turn-helix transcriptional regulator; its protein translation is MTKEETIGQRFSQLIQELGMTKNAFAISLEKTATVIQHLVEERNKPGFDLLCKVFEIYPNVSKDWLMQGAGPMFTGAVQEVRSSLPVNAAPKHSAPAEAVPPATSHAEAATSPSSLPSDSAKTMEQPAEAPDPASIMSQPSAGSSVYAANAAPATIVPVVATVDTGWQSALYTQQMAHQLAMAELRNQHLQEQQRLMQQMMDLMQRQLVK
- a CDS encoding ABC transporter permease, producing MHLLENIKEAFRSIHSNLLRTVLTALIVSIGIMSLVGILTAIDSIKYSLNQTFASLGANSFEMTAKGYTNRMRRGGMQTKTYPAISYLQAKKYKEEVGDEAQVGISAFIAGATEVKANGEKTNPNMNVVAGDENYLMIQNYALGTGRAFSQAELDNGTNVAIVGSEIKDKLFPQQSPVNQYIYFLGRRFQVVGVLEKSGSTMGGGGADRTLLIPLETGNQMPRQRALTYDIKTAVVQPENLGFVMGQATGIMRAVRHDQLGQENSFEVERSDSLASKLDSLSGNLRIGGFLIGFITLLGASIALMNIMMVSVTERTREIGIRKALGATALQIRQQFLIEAIVICVLGGTLGIILGVAMGNSISLFIGEGAFLVPWLWMSLGLMICISVGLASGYYPASRAAQLDPIESLRYE
- a CDS encoding asparagine synthetase B, with amino-acid sequence MKRFFLVVALLLAGLAGPVSAWANHILIPMDDAQKEHLKAYGIAYWLLTKQVEVDWLLNYRGGAFACKNAQGLENELSVRGVSFQVISAAQYTGILSEIADPNANMDIMKLEKVPKIAVYTPKGKQPWDDAVTMVLTYAEIPYDQIYDDEVLDGALPKYDWLHLHHEDFTGEYGKFYATYRNRPWYQQQQHDAEAAARRHNFTKVSQMKGAVAARMQEFIAGGGFLFAMCSATDTYDIALAGLGVDMVESMYDGDPADPNAQQKLNFNRTLAFKDFQLVRDPYQYEYSNIDMQPQERGVYEDNDYFQLFTFSAKYDPVPTMLTQNHEKTIKGFMGQTTAFRKQLIKPDVVTMGDNKTSGEVRYMHGTLGKGTWTFYGGHDPEDYQHLVEEEPTDLSLHPNSPGYRLILNNVLFPAAKKKKQKT
- a CDS encoding glycoside hydrolase family 2 protein, which translates into the protein MDSDQKNYGFSRTEGELRTANPLPRAVLRTNNYLLLDGEWRFEHDIHDTGLRDNWYVGHHYTDTAPWPGSVEDHLASVKGEQAPAGWQDQVVVWYEREFPLPERGDDGSNAMFQLTFGACGYETRVWLNGHQLRTIEGEDVHYGEYTSFSFELKEENLRPVNRITVRIADTMDAETTRGKQESHVYKRGGIWYQTYTGAVRSVWLEMVERNRLRSRVGIDSVIEDQLVRFTITTRIHDPGLYTLRLQVFDRSNPSPQPLATSDFPLRLESGQRQQRVVMELPGAKPWGPGTPNLYYLVALLIDSEGYTAQIETHFGLRKIESRGKSVYVNNQPLYLDGILYQPGTATYEEMRKHMYAMRDLGCNLVRVHIAGVDPRIYNLADELGLLLWVEVPSPHTSTPRSRENHRAELLRMLALIESHPSVVIWSLYNEDWGAQDIATNPETRRYITDMYHYMQIEHPQFLVVDNDGWQHVSAGGRLMSDLLTAHLYTPELAQWQNVLERLVQGDLGVAAFPLVVGDPFFYRRQKPLIVSEWGGFGFPDYGGPQDIAARAEQIRQYKRELRKHPIAGDVYTQATNIEDERNGLIDPHTGELEVPAGLLASQ
- a CDS encoding tRNA-(ms[2]io[6]A)-hydroxylase, with the translated sequence MTDNILPDSSAEVARQREKTILKLKLNTDPRWVDIASKNIEDILVDHAYCEQKAASTGISLILKYPEKSRLVDELTALVAEEWAHFERVLLELRKRGHELGRPRRDEYVVQLMTHVRKGGARERQLMDQLLVSALIEARSCERFKLLWKHIPDPGLSKFYYELMVSEAGHFVSYVDLAKEYCDAREVDARLQELLKIEGEIITNLPVRNDRMH
- a CDS encoding putative porin; translated protein: MRRAGRLPWRSTRCGGLLLAFLLWLSVVAPLHAQVLDDTTKVLYGPLTTKVIRERNVLRDITTGQTLDTTLLTFHNIRRYWLNDTTYQQDLGNLGTASRKLLWEQPTKLGARLGRTVFDKYARTASDVVYYDTRSPYTFFRYLQGGLGEQIFQLSYARSLKKNANLGVSYERLASNKVLAASPREGLIRHSGITIFGRYQTEDERYHLLANYIITRHEAVEQGGIRPLNDALIPLAQRDTSLNQLFDYQRERVWLSQALNRDNRDDAHLAHTYRLLGKGLTAFHVFDFNRQQNRYNDEAIPYDASGNILYYPRFSTKRQTQFDSTKTEDRALFRQIENTVGVLGHTDAVDYRVYGRHRNARLETRSLIGGESNDTLPIRTFNNFFVGGNAAFRYQQFAIQTAGEYKIGDEYWVRASARLGFLTAELFSSSYSPTLTEQQFSGNHFAWSHIDTAKFKNTQTNQLLVRLEKQLGAQRFLAEGSVVNISNLIFYNQDGKPEQLNKQRQLYIGRLRHRLVLGGFYTDHDLTLTGNGDGEGLRIPTTVLTSRIAYRGFLFKKALFGQVGVETYFQSRWRAYDYSPSTQQFFVQDHFTVRSYPLVDVFLTGDIKTVTVFLKMAYLNQGLLHNGYFATPYYTGNPRSFQFGIKWNFFD